The Kitasatospora setae KM-6054 genome contains a region encoding:
- a CDS encoding ATP-binding SpoIIE family protein phosphatase — translation MVDQPDSPPPAGVVALLRVAAVLVDPDGRIALWNRTAEELFGHRAEVALGRAAHGLLPAVDPRSDGPAHQCDAFDTLDDLALTGPWAGPMTVQDREERPRDVLWWAYPLVEPTGRSLLVLAADARPLRSAGPRIALGERLVPYAAAPAAARPRQVAAAFAPPGPAAAAGALAALLPPGAEERRRRVAEALAEAGPPALRVDGAIRLPVVPYQTSPEGAGTARLAAGIGRRYPTAQQRAARRADGPPPGTGAAGPAGVRIPPAGPAVRRPGSTVPGPREAAAHGPNPGGPAIDPAAAAVPEPTSAPAAAVPPSRTADPGTGVEVVRGLPDDGDLALLASVGSQVGTTLDLDTTARELCEVLVPRVADFACVDLLDSLISDGELPVDPPGDTTMLRRVARTFNPSPQRWDHVLDEGALLAMPRSTPPGLALQENQPVLVPLISADVAVDYAASLGGPELEPAVVGRSMLVLPLSARGAVLGILKLLRLSDRTPFSRSDADTLKEIAARAALSLDNARLHRAESKVATTLQRSMIPTRPPRIPGVQVAHRYMPGDRKAEVGGDWFDAIQLPGSRVALVVGDVMGHGLHSAAAMGRFRTAMQTLAALDLPPGQLLRHLDNLAHKLGDDHLATCLYAVYDPINRTCELASAGHVPPVLVHPDGRGELLELPSGAPIGVGGVPFQTKKIDVSDGSMLVMCTDGLVEVRGGDIGEGLAALCGNLIDPKQTPDEACDTVLNTLHSEDRQDDIALLVARFDGVPPTEVATWQLGVTELEVGRARRLVRDQLAAWQLTALTETVELLVSELVTNAVRVARAEVQLQLIRVDKLLVEVSDDNHNLPSLEPADADAEHGRGLNLVSKLAEKWGTSRKAVGKVVYFEMPLPRS, via the coding sequence ATGGTGGACCAGCCCGATTCCCCACCCCCCGCCGGAGTGGTCGCCCTGCTCCGGGTCGCCGCCGTGCTGGTCGACCCCGACGGCCGGATCGCGCTGTGGAACCGCACCGCGGAGGAGTTGTTCGGCCACCGCGCCGAGGTCGCCCTCGGCCGCGCCGCGCACGGCCTGCTGCCCGCCGTCGACCCCCGGTCGGACGGCCCCGCCCACCAGTGCGACGCCTTCGACACCCTCGACGACCTGGCCCTGACCGGCCCCTGGGCCGGCCCGATGACCGTGCAGGACCGCGAGGAGCGGCCGCGCGACGTCCTGTGGTGGGCCTACCCGCTGGTCGAGCCGACCGGCCGCTCGCTGCTGGTGCTGGCCGCCGACGCCCGCCCGCTGCGCTCCGCCGGGCCGAGGATCGCGCTCGGCGAGCGCCTCGTCCCGTACGCCGCCGCGCCCGCCGCGGCCCGCCCGCGGCAGGTCGCCGCCGCGTTCGCGCCGCCCGGCCCGGCCGCCGCCGCCGGGGCGCTGGCCGCGCTGCTGCCGCCGGGTGCCGAGGAGCGCCGCCGCCGGGTGGCCGAGGCGCTGGCCGAGGCCGGCCCGCCCGCCCTGCGGGTGGACGGCGCGATCCGGCTGCCGGTGGTGCCCTACCAGACCTCCCCCGAGGGCGCCGGCACCGCCCGGCTGGCCGCCGGGATCGGCCGCCGCTACCCGACCGCCCAGCAGCGGGCCGCCCGCCGCGCGGACGGGCCGCCGCCGGGCACGGGTGCCGCGGGCCCCGCCGGGGTACGGATACCGCCGGCCGGGCCGGCCGTCCGGCGGCCCGGCAGCACCGTCCCTGGACCACGCGAAGCCGCCGCCCACGGCCCGAACCCGGGAGGCCCCGCCATCGACCCCGCCGCAGCCGCCGTCCCCGAACCGACCTCCGCCCCCGCCGCCGCCGTCCCACCGAGCCGGACCGCCGACCCCGGCACCGGCGTGGAGGTGGTCCGCGGCCTGCCCGACGACGGCGACCTCGCGCTGCTCGCCTCGGTCGGCAGCCAGGTCGGCACCACCCTCGACCTGGACACCACCGCCCGCGAGCTGTGCGAGGTGCTGGTCCCCCGGGTCGCCGACTTCGCCTGCGTCGACCTGCTCGACAGCCTGATCTCGGACGGCGAGCTGCCCGTCGACCCGCCCGGCGACACGACGATGCTGCGCCGGGTCGCCCGCACCTTCAACCCGTCCCCGCAGCGCTGGGACCACGTCCTGGACGAGGGCGCGCTGCTCGCCATGCCGCGCTCCACCCCGCCCGGCCTGGCCCTGCAGGAGAACCAGCCGGTGCTGGTGCCGCTGATCTCGGCGGACGTCGCGGTCGACTACGCGGCCTCGCTCGGCGGCCCCGAGCTGGAGCCGGCCGTGGTCGGCCGCTCGATGCTGGTGCTGCCGCTGTCCGCCCGCGGCGCGGTGCTCGGCATCCTGAAGCTGCTGCGGCTCTCCGACCGGACGCCGTTCAGCCGCTCCGACGCCGACACCCTCAAGGAGATCGCCGCCCGGGCCGCGCTCTCGCTGGACAACGCCCGGCTGCACCGGGCCGAGTCCAAGGTCGCCACCACCCTGCAGCGCTCGATGATCCCGACCCGCCCGCCGCGGATCCCCGGCGTCCAGGTCGCCCACCGCTACATGCCGGGCGACCGCAAGGCCGAGGTCGGCGGCGACTGGTTCGACGCCATCCAGCTGCCCGGCAGCCGGGTCGCCCTGGTGGTCGGCGACGTGATGGGCCACGGCCTGCACTCGGCCGCCGCGATGGGCCGCTTCCGCACCGCCATGCAGACCCTGGCCGCCCTCGACCTGCCACCGGGCCAGCTGCTGCGACACCTCGACAACCTGGCCCACAAACTCGGCGACGACCACCTGGCGACCTGCCTGTACGCCGTCTACGACCCGATCAACCGGACCTGCGAACTCGCCTCGGCCGGCCACGTCCCGCCGGTCCTGGTCCACCCCGACGGCCGCGGCGAACTGCTGGAACTGCCCTCGGGCGCGCCGATCGGCGTCGGCGGGGTGCCGTTCCAGACCAAGAAGATCGACGTCTCGGACGGCTCGATGCTGGTGATGTGCACCGACGGCCTGGTCGAGGTCCGCGGCGGCGACATAGGAGAGGGCCTGGCCGCGCTCTGCGGCAACCTGATCGACCCCAAGCAGACCCCGGACGAGGCCTGCGACACCGTGCTGAACACCCTGCACTCCGAGGACCGGCAGGACGACATCGCGCTGCTGGTGGCCCGCTTCGACGGCGTCCCGCCGACCGAGGTCGCCACCTGGCAGCTCGGCGTCACCGAACTGGAGGTCGGCCGGGCCCGCCGGCTGGTCCGCGACCAGCTCGCCGCCTGGCAGCTGACCGCGCTCACCGAGACGGTCGAACTGCTGGTCTCCGAGCTGGTCACCAACGCCGTCCGGGTGGCCCGCGCCGAGGTGCAGCTGCAGCTGATCCGGGTCGACAAGCTGCTGGTCGAGGTCAGCGACGACAACCACAACCTGCCCTCGCTGGAGCCCGCCGACGCCGACGCCGAGCACGGCCGCGGCCTCAACCTGGTCAGCAAGCTGGCCGAGAAGTGGGGCACCTCCCGCAAGGCGGTCGGCAAGGTCGTCTACTTCGAGATGCCGCTGCCGCGGAGCTGA
- a CDS encoding rhodanese-like domain-containing protein, with amino-acid sequence MSVPSVEVWADPERQDLEERVAAAELAWLTLDVDVATLRVEIDNFALAHHQLLGPLYAELDELDALIAETVAALSGDPEDLRRAREARERVEPPEERGPREGEPEARRVRPAKEAQRVYRELARRAHPDLTTDPDERERRSAFIARVNEAYALADAEELERLAEEWSSSPDSAPAADSPDRLAWLRQRLEWLTGRITALAVERVRLERTPMGEVLLLRPDEPERLLEDLAERLLATAAERQARLAALLPDNGAKEPSDTPQETPPMFAQLPTADAASVPADAVLLDVREQDEWDAGHVEGALHIPIGQVVARLDELPDGRLYVMCRVGGRSAQVVQYLVGNGRDAVNVDGGMFAWEAAGRPMVSGTGQQPFVL; translated from the coding sequence GTGAGCGTACCGAGCGTCGAGGTGTGGGCCGATCCGGAGCGGCAGGACCTGGAGGAGCGGGTCGCGGCGGCCGAGCTGGCCTGGCTGACCCTGGACGTCGACGTGGCCACCCTGCGGGTGGAGATCGACAACTTCGCGCTGGCCCACCACCAGCTGCTCGGCCCGCTCTACGCCGAGCTGGACGAGCTGGACGCGCTGATCGCCGAGACGGTGGCGGCGCTCAGCGGCGACCCGGAGGACCTGCGGCGGGCCCGCGAGGCCCGGGAGCGGGTCGAGCCGCCCGAGGAGCGCGGCCCGCGCGAGGGCGAGCCGGAGGCCCGCCGGGTGCGGCCCGCCAAGGAGGCCCAGCGGGTCTACCGCGAGCTGGCCCGCCGGGCGCACCCCGACCTGACCACCGACCCGGACGAGCGGGAGCGCCGCTCGGCGTTCATCGCCCGGGTCAACGAGGCGTACGCGCTGGCCGACGCCGAGGAGCTGGAGCGGCTGGCCGAGGAGTGGTCCTCCTCGCCGGACTCCGCGCCCGCCGCCGACTCCCCCGACCGGCTGGCCTGGCTGCGCCAGCGGCTGGAGTGGCTGACCGGCCGGATCACCGCGCTGGCCGTGGAGCGGGTCCGGCTGGAGCGCACCCCGATGGGCGAGGTCCTGCTGCTGCGCCCGGACGAGCCGGAGCGGCTGCTGGAGGACCTCGCCGAGCGGCTGCTGGCCACCGCCGCCGAACGGCAGGCGAGACTGGCGGCGCTGCTGCCCGACAATGGCGCGAAAGAACCGTCCGACACCCCTCAGGAGACGCCCCCGATGTTCGCTCAGCTGCCCACCGCCGACGCCGCCTCGGTGCCCGCCGACGCCGTCCTGCTCGACGTCCGCGAACAGGACGAGTGGGACGCCGGTCACGTGGAGGGCGCGCTGCACATCCCGATCGGCCAGGTGGTGGCCCGCCTCGACGAGCTGCCCGACGGCCGGCTGTACGTGATGTGCCGGGTCGGCGGCCGGTCCGCGCAGGTCGTGCAGTACCTGGTGGGCAACGGCCGGGACGCGGTCAACGTGGACGGCGGGATGTTCGCCTGGGAGGCGGCGGGCCGCCCGATGGTCAGCGGCACCGGTCAGCAGCCCTTCGTCCTGTAG
- a CDS encoding DUF5819 family protein, with amino-acid sequence MRVWSKPARVVLVLAGVGLGSAVLAFLGALFLHVAPANSVSQEYRTQVDWVVYPEFEQNWKLFAPDPLQRNVAVDARVQTIGADGAVATGDWHGLTAEDWAAIRHDPAPSHLDQNLLRRAWDFYESTHGENDAKAADGSRGQLAERYLERIALQRIGRGGDRAIQVQLRVTVTAVAPPAWSRQQTDTAPHSRELPWWPVGEADWKGLT; translated from the coding sequence GTGCGCGTCTGGTCCAAGCCCGCCCGGGTGGTGCTGGTGCTCGCCGGGGTGGGCCTGGGGTCCGCGGTCCTGGCGTTCCTCGGCGCGCTCTTCCTGCACGTGGCGCCCGCCAACTCGGTCTCCCAGGAGTACCGGACCCAGGTCGACTGGGTGGTGTACCCCGAGTTCGAGCAGAACTGGAAGCTGTTCGCGCCGGACCCGCTGCAGCGCAACGTCGCGGTGGACGCCCGGGTGCAGACCATCGGCGCGGACGGGGCCGTCGCCACCGGCGACTGGCACGGCCTGACCGCCGAGGACTGGGCGGCGATCCGGCACGACCCGGCGCCCAGCCACCTCGACCAGAACCTGCTGCGCCGGGCCTGGGACTTCTACGAGTCCACCCACGGCGAGAACGACGCGAAGGCCGCGGACGGCTCGCGCGGGCAGCTGGCCGAGCGCTACCTGGAGCGGATCGCGCTGCAGCGGATCGGCCGCGGCGGCGACCGGGCGATCCAGGTCCAGCTGCGGGTCACCGTCACCGCGGTCGCCCCGCCCGCCTGGAGCCGGCAGCAGACCGACACCGCCCCGCACAGCCGCGAGCTGCCCTGGTGGCCGGTCGGGGAAGCGGACTGGAAGGGCCTGACGTGA